From the Gadus chalcogrammus isolate NIFS_2021 chromosome 15, NIFS_Gcha_1.0, whole genome shotgun sequence genome, one window contains:
- the LOC130405181 gene encoding cytochrome c oxidase subunit 7A-related protein, mitochondrial-like, which produces MYYRLNGVTQRLTGAPTSAYVPQGLKPGLPAEPSPLIFASPTKLVSEAASQAEYLGANRVPALQKMFQKADGIPVHLKRGVMDKMLYRTTMGLTIGGALYCVMALYIAAQPRK; this is translated from the exons ATGTACTACCGCCTCAACGGAGTGACGCAGCGGCTGACCGGAGCCCCCACCTCCGCCTACGTCCCGCAG GGCCTGAAGCCCGGGCTGCCCGCCGAGCCGTCGCCGTTGATCTTCGCGTCGCCGACTAAGCTCGTCTCCGAGGCGGCTAGTCAAGCCGAGTACCTGGGCGCCAACAGGGTCCCCGCCCTCCAGAAAATGTTCCAG AAGGCTGATGGCATCCCAGTCCACCTGAAGAGAGGGGTGATGGACAAGATGCTGTACCGGACCACCATGGGTCTGACCATCGGGGGGGCTCTCTACTGCGTCATGGCACTCTACATCGCCGCGCAGCCCAGGAAGTGA